In one window of Paraflavitalea soli DNA:
- a CDS encoding ClpP family protease: MNYSKYSVNPYRMDDEEEEKEEQPKSDLMMFSKRLEQYFFETRSVYLWGVVDDKSARDVTAKLLLLDADKPGTEIKFYINSPGGIVTSGMVIYDTMKMLKSPVSTICMGLAASMGSILLSGGTKGSRYIYPHGEVMIHQPSLGGHIQGVSADLEIQAKQTKRVKEISAKILAENCGKKPEQIMKDFDRDYWMDAKEAIEYGIVDKIVEKI; encoded by the coding sequence ATGAACTACTCAAAATATTCAGTGAATCCGTATCGAATGGACGATGAAGAAGAGGAAAAAGAAGAGCAGCCCAAGTCCGACCTCATGATGTTTAGCAAAAGATTGGAGCAATACTTCTTTGAGACCCGCAGTGTTTACTTGTGGGGTGTGGTGGATGACAAATCAGCCAGGGATGTAACAGCCAAACTGCTGCTCCTGGATGCTGATAAGCCCGGAACAGAGATCAAATTTTACATCAATAGCCCCGGTGGCATCGTAACCAGCGGTATGGTGATCTATGATACCATGAAAATGCTGAAAAGCCCCGTAAGCACCATTTGTATGGGCCTGGCAGCCTCCATGGGATCCATCCTGCTCAGCGGCGGTACCAAAGGCAGCCGGTATATTTACCCCCACGGCGAAGTAATGATCCACCAGCCAAGCCTGGGAGGTCATATCCAGGGCGTAAGTGCCGATCTGGAGATACAGGCCAAACAAACCAAAAGGGTTAAAGAGATCAGCGCTAAGATACTGGCAGAGAATTGCGGTAAAAAGCCCGAACAGATCATGAAGGATTTTGACCGTGATTACTGGATGGATGCCAAAGAAGCCATTGAATACGGCATTGTAGATAAGATTGTAGAGAAAATATAA
- a CDS encoding MBL fold metallo-hydrolase, translating to MSYPSLKITFLGTGTSSGVPMIACDCPVCQSPDKKDKRLRSSILVQSANTTLAVDAGPDFRYQMLRANVKHLDAIVFTHPHKDHVAGLDDVRAFNFFSQQPMKVFANEMTQEVIIREFPYAFYETRYPGLPEIQLTTIDLTPFMVGDILVTPVQVWHLKMPVMGFRFGKFTYITDANNIEPAEKDKIRGSEVLVLNTLRKEKHISHYSLSEGIAVAQELAIPQTYFTHLSHQMGKHADVETELPEGINLGWDGLVLNL from the coding sequence GTGAGTTATCCTTCATTAAAGATCACTTTTTTAGGTACGGGTACCAGTAGTGGCGTACCCATGATAGCCTGCGATTGTCCTGTGTGTCAATCGCCGGATAAAAAAGACAAAAGACTAAGGTCCAGCATCCTGGTGCAGTCGGCCAATACCACGCTGGCGGTAGATGCCGGCCCCGACTTTCGTTACCAGATGTTGCGGGCGAATGTAAAGCACCTGGATGCCATTGTGTTTACGCACCCTCATAAGGATCATGTGGCGGGCCTGGATGATGTACGGGCCTTTAATTTTTTCTCCCAACAGCCCATGAAGGTTTTTGCCAATGAGATGACCCAGGAAGTGATTATCCGGGAATTCCCCTATGCTTTTTATGAGACCAGGTATCCGGGTTTGCCGGAGATCCAGCTTACAACCATCGATCTGACGCCTTTTATGGTAGGAGATATACTGGTCACGCCGGTGCAGGTGTGGCATTTAAAGATGCCGGTAATGGGATTCCGCTTTGGGAAGTTTACCTATATCACGGATGCCAATAATATTGAACCTGCCGAAAAAGATAAGATACGTGGAAGTGAAGTGCTGGTGTTAAATACCCTGCGGAAGGAAAAGCATATTTCCCATTATAGCCTTTCAGAAGGTATTGCTGTGGCACAGGAATTAGCCATCCCCCAAACCTATTTTACCCACCTCAGTCACCAGATGGGGAAGCACGCCGATGTAGAAACTGAACTGCCGGAAGGCATTAACCTCGGCTGGGATGGTCTGGTGCTAAATCTATAA
- the lpxD gene encoding UDP-3-O-(3-hydroxymyristoyl)glucosamine N-acyltransferase, which produces MQFTAAQIAMLINATIEGDANASVGSFGKIEEAQKGQLAFLANPKYEDFLYTTGASIVIINATQELKQTVSATLLRVPDAYTAFATLLSKYQEMATQQMTGIQEPSYIAKTAKLGQNIFVGAFSYIGEHVTLGNNVKIFPNTFIGDNVRIGDNTIIHPGVKVYHDCIVGKNVTIHAGTVVGSDGFGFAPQADGSFKKVPQIGNVIVEDFVEIGANATIDRATMGSTLIKSGAKLDNLIQIAHNVEVGNNTVIAAQAGVSGSTKLGNNVMIGGQAGIVGHLFIADGARINAQSGVSKSIKTPNTAVTGSPAFDYTSTLRSQALSRNLPDMEKRIKELEKLVQQLLAEKVNL; this is translated from the coding sequence ATGCAATTTACGGCCGCCCAAATAGCCATGCTCATCAACGCAACCATCGAAGGCGATGCCAACGCCTCCGTAGGGTCTTTCGGCAAAATTGAAGAAGCCCAAAAAGGCCAGCTTGCATTCCTTGCCAATCCCAAATACGAAGATTTCCTATATACTACCGGCGCTTCTATTGTGATCATCAATGCCACACAGGAACTGAAACAAACCGTCAGCGCCACCTTGCTCCGCGTACCCGACGCCTATACCGCCTTTGCCACCCTCCTGTCCAAATACCAGGAAATGGCCACCCAGCAAATGACTGGTATTCAGGAACCGAGCTATATCGCCAAAACCGCCAAACTGGGGCAGAACATATTCGTGGGCGCATTTAGTTATATCGGAGAACACGTCACCTTGGGCAACAACGTAAAAATATTCCCCAATACCTTCATCGGAGATAACGTAAGGATCGGCGACAATACCATCATCCACCCCGGCGTAAAGGTGTACCACGATTGTATAGTGGGTAAGAACGTAACCATTCACGCCGGTACCGTGGTAGGCAGTGATGGGTTTGGCTTTGCCCCCCAGGCCGACGGCAGCTTCAAAAAAGTGCCCCAGATCGGCAATGTGATCGTGGAAGACTTTGTAGAAATAGGCGCCAATGCCACCATCGACCGCGCCACCATGGGCTCTACCCTCATTAAATCAGGCGCCAAACTGGACAACCTGATCCAGATAGCCCACAATGTGGAAGTAGGCAATAATACCGTTATTGCCGCACAGGCAGGCGTTAGCGGCAGCACCAAACTGGGTAATAACGTCATGATCGGCGGCCAGGCAGGTATTGTAGGCCACCTTTTTATAGCCGATGGCGCCCGTATCAACGCACAAAGCGGCGTAAGTAAATCCATCAAAACACCCAATACTGCCGTAACTGGTTCTCCCGCATTCGATTATACCAGCACCCTCCGCAGCCAGGCCCTCAGCCGCAACCTCCCGGATATGGAAAAACGGATCAAAGAACTGGAAAAACTCGTACAGCAACTGCTGGCCGAAAAAGTAAACCTGTAA
- a CDS encoding bifunctional UDP-3-O-[3-hydroxymyristoyl] N-acetylglucosamine deacetylase/3-hydroxyacyl-ACP dehydratase: protein MDATFNPDKQHTLGAAVSISGTGLHTGINVDMTLKPANAGFGYQFQRIDLPGQPVIKADCDLVTDTSRGTTLEDNGAKVSTIEHILAALVGMGVDNCLIELNGPEIPIIDGSSSPFVEIIEEAGVVEQEAAKIWYTIDTNITHYDEKKRVEMTALPATEYKITTLIDFNSPVLGTQHAGLKSMQEFKTEIASSRTFVFLHELEMLLEHNLIKGGDINNAIVVVDKPVTDGEMERLAKAFGRKKMEVKSEGYLNNLELRFSNEPARHKLLDVVGDLALIGYPIKAHIIANRPGHSTNVDFARKIKQYIKKNKHVKDIPVYDANQPAVYTLQQIEKTLPHRFPFLLVDKIIELSDRHIVGIKNVTFNEPFFQGHFPGNPVMPGVLQVEALAQTGGILCINAMPPGEYDTYFLKIDNVKFKQKVVPGDTMILKMELLAPIRRGICEMRGKVYIGNKIATEGDLMAQLVKRG, encoded by the coding sequence ATGGACGCTACCTTCAATCCGGACAAACAACATACTTTAGGCGCTGCAGTAAGCATTTCTGGTACCGGATTACACACCGGCATTAATGTCGACATGACCTTAAAACCAGCCAATGCAGGCTTTGGTTACCAATTTCAGCGCATCGACCTTCCCGGCCAGCCCGTTATTAAGGCTGATTGTGATCTGGTTACCGATACTTCCCGTGGTACTACACTCGAAGACAATGGCGCCAAAGTAAGCACCATAGAGCATATTCTCGCCGCCCTGGTAGGTATGGGCGTCGACAACTGCCTCATCGAATTGAATGGACCAGAAATTCCTATTATTGACGGTAGTTCCTCTCCCTTTGTAGAGATCATCGAAGAAGCGGGCGTAGTAGAACAGGAAGCTGCCAAGATCTGGTACACCATCGATACCAATATCACCCACTACGACGAAAAGAAAAGGGTGGAAATGACAGCCCTCCCTGCAACGGAATATAAGATCACCACACTCATAGACTTTAATAGCCCCGTGTTGGGCACCCAGCACGCCGGTCTTAAGTCTATGCAGGAATTCAAAACCGAAATAGCCTCCTCCCGTACTTTCGTATTCCTGCACGAGCTGGAAATGCTATTGGAACATAACCTGATCAAGGGTGGCGATATCAACAATGCCATCGTAGTGGTAGACAAGCCTGTTACAGACGGGGAAATGGAGCGCCTCGCAAAAGCGTTTGGCCGCAAGAAAATGGAAGTAAAGAGTGAAGGCTACCTCAATAACCTGGAACTTCGTTTTTCCAATGAGCCTGCACGCCACAAATTGCTGGATGTAGTAGGTGACCTGGCCCTGATCGGTTATCCCATCAAGGCACATATCATCGCTAACCGTCCCGGTCATAGCACCAACGTTGACTTTGCACGCAAGATCAAGCAATACATTAAAAAGAATAAGCACGTTAAAGATATTCCTGTATACGATGCAAACCAACCTGCCGTTTATACGTTACAGCAAATAGAGAAGACATTACCTCATCGTTTTCCATTCTTATTGGTCGATAAGATCATTGAATTGAGCGACCGTCACATAGTCGGTATCAAAAATGTCACCTTTAATGAGCCATTTTTCCAGGGCCACTTTCCAGGCAATCCCGTAATGCCAGGTGTATTACAGGTAGAAGCCCTCGCACAAACAGGCGGTATTCTTTGTATCAATGCCATGCCCCCCGGCGAATACGACACTTATTTTCTAAAGATCGATAATGTTAAGTTCAAGCAAAAAGTAGTGCCAGGGGATACTATGATCTTAAAAATGGAGTTGTTAGCTCCAATACGTCGTGGTATCTGTGAAATGCGCGGAAAAGTGTACATCGGCAACAAGATCGCAACAGAGGGAGATTTGATGGCACAGCTGGTAAAACGTGGCTAA
- the porX gene encoding T9SS response regulator signal transducer PorX, whose amino-acid sequence MALGKILWVDDEIESLQSQILFLQNKGYEVSALTNGFDAVDFVRDNIVDVVLLDETMPGITGLETIAKIKEVNQHVPIVMITKNETENLMDEAIGSQITDYLIKPVNPNQVLLSLKKIIDNKRLVAEKTTTAYQQQFRNLFMALNSSPDYNEWMEIYKKLVYWELEMEKSDSPEMQEVFQSQKSEANNEFFKFISRNYAKWVGPKSVEGPVMSHTLFKYKVMPHVEKGVPTFFLLIDNLRFDQWKAIQPIFAESFRILEEESFYSILPTATQYARNAIFSGLLPMDIEKAYPQQWKNDDEEGGKNLFEEEFFRGQLKRMKRDDVRFSYTKILNNQAGQDLVNNIHNLLNNDLNIIVYNFVDMLSHARTEMEVLKELAGDEISYRSVTKSWFEHSPLHQALKKIADKKINIVLATDHGSVRVKTPAKVIGDKQTTTNLRYKHGRNLNYEQKEVLAFRDPKEAGLPVPTVNSSFIFAKEDLFLCYPNNYNYYVNYYRNTFQHGGVSLEEMIVPVIKMTNK is encoded by the coding sequence ATGGCATTAGGAAAGATACTTTGGGTGGATGATGAAATAGAAAGTTTACAATCGCAAATACTGTTCTTACAGAATAAAGGTTATGAAGTAAGTGCGCTGACGAATGGATTTGATGCGGTGGATTTTGTGCGTGATAATATTGTGGACGTAGTACTGCTGGATGAGACGATGCCGGGCATTACCGGACTGGAGACGATTGCGAAGATAAAAGAGGTCAACCAACATGTTCCGATTGTCATGATCACCAAGAACGAAACGGAAAACCTGATGGATGAGGCCATTGGCAGCCAGATCACAGATTACCTGATCAAGCCGGTCAATCCCAACCAGGTATTGTTGAGCCTGAAGAAGATCATTGACAATAAAAGGCTGGTGGCGGAAAAGACCACCACGGCCTACCAGCAACAGTTTCGCAACTTATTTATGGCGCTGAACAGCAGCCCGGACTATAACGAGTGGATGGAGATCTATAAAAAGCTGGTATACTGGGAACTGGAAATGGAGAAAAGTGACAGTCCGGAGATGCAGGAAGTGTTTCAGTCGCAGAAAAGTGAGGCCAACAATGAGTTCTTCAAGTTCATATCCAGGAATTACGCCAAGTGGGTGGGACCGAAATCGGTAGAAGGGCCGGTGATGTCGCATACCCTGTTTAAATACAAGGTTATGCCGCACGTGGAAAAAGGGGTACCTACATTTTTCCTGTTGATCGATAACCTGCGTTTTGACCAATGGAAGGCGATACAACCCATTTTTGCCGAGAGTTTCCGGATCCTGGAGGAGGAGAGTTTTTACAGCATTCTGCCTACTGCCACGCAATATGCCCGGAATGCGATTTTCAGTGGATTACTTCCCATGGATATTGAGAAGGCCTACCCGCAACAATGGAAGAATGATGATGAGGAAGGTGGGAAGAACCTGTTTGAGGAAGAGTTTTTCCGGGGCCAACTGAAAAGGATGAAGCGGGATGATGTGCGCTTTTCCTATACGAAGATATTGAATAACCAGGCTGGCCAGGACCTGGTGAATAACATACATAACCTGCTGAATAATGACCTGAACATCATTGTATACAACTTTGTGGACATGCTGAGCCATGCGCGTACGGAAATGGAGGTGCTGAAAGAGCTGGCGGGTGATGAGATCAGCTACCGATCTGTTACCAAAAGCTGGTTTGAGCATTCGCCGCTGCACCAGGCATTGAAGAAGATAGCGGATAAGAAGATCAATATTGTATTGGCCACAGACCACGGCAGTGTGCGGGTGAAAACGCCGGCCAAAGTGATCGGAGATAAGCAAACTACTACGAACCTGCGCTATAAGCACGGCCGTAACCTCAATTATGAGCAGAAGGAGGTATTGGCCTTCCGTGATCCTAAAGAGGCCGGATTGCCGGTGCCCACGGTGAACTCTTCTTTCATTTTTGCGAAGGAAGACCTGTTCCTGTGTTATCCGAATAATTACAACTATTATGTGAATTATTACCGTAATACTTTTCAGCATGGTGGGGTGAGCCTAGAGGAGATGATCGTGCCGGTGATCAAGATGACGAATAAGTAG
- a CDS encoding ClpP family protease, protein MNLSKEFEKYAVKHRGISSNTLNDYQKYQVTNLTPNIIEERPMNVAVMDVYSRLMMDRIIFLGYPINDEVANIVTAQLLFLESTDRTRDIQMYINSPGGSVYSGLGVYDTMQYITPDVSTICIGMAASMSAILLCAGTKGKRTALKHSRVMLHQPSGAIGGQASDIEITVNEIKKIKKNLYDIISYHTGKTNKQVEKDCERDYWLTSLEAKEYGLVDEVLLINPRKEKKED, encoded by the coding sequence ATGAACCTCAGCAAAGAATTTGAAAAATATGCAGTGAAGCACAGGGGTATCTCCAGCAATACGTTGAATGATTACCAAAAATACCAGGTAACCAACCTTACGCCCAATATCATTGAAGAACGCCCTATGAATGTGGCCGTAATGGACGTATACAGCCGTCTGATGATGGACAGGATCATCTTCCTTGGCTATCCCATTAATGATGAAGTAGCCAATATCGTAACAGCCCAGTTATTATTCCTGGAAAGTACCGATCGTACCCGCGATATCCAGATGTATATCAACTCCCCCGGCGGTAGCGTGTACTCCGGTCTCGGCGTATATGATACCATGCAATACATCACCCCCGACGTATCTACCATCTGTATCGGTATGGCAGCTTCTATGTCAGCCATCCTGCTTTGCGCAGGTACCAAGGGCAAGCGTACTGCCTTAAAACACAGCCGCGTAATGCTGCACCAGCCCAGTGGCGCCATCGGTGGCCAGGCCAGCGATATCGAGATCACTGTCAATGAGATCAAGAAGATCAAGAAGAACCTGTATGACATCATTTCTTACCATACCGGCAAGACCAACAAACAGGTAGAAAAGGATTGCGAACGCGATTACTGGCTCACTTCCCTGGAAGCCAAGGAATATGGCCTGGTAGATGAAGTGTTGCTCATCAACCCACGTAAAGAGAAAAAAGAAGACTAA
- a CDS encoding ComEA family DNA-binding protein, with amino-acid sequence MKNNFREYFNFTKKERTGIIVLLVLILATIIIPYLLPAPAVQTDKAAFEKLRQRVAALETGEPDGENDQPGNDVRIAETPAKQTTFYVFDPNTLPVEGWIKMGIRERTAQTIQHYLAKGGRFRQPGDLYKVYGLKKEEAERLVPYVRIKEAAPVVERAPAIYAADSAARRYKREVYAKPAVIDINMADTTAFIALRGIGSKLARRIVHFREKLGGFYAVAQVGETYGLPDSTFQQIRQYLQCSSPAVRTLNINSADIDMLRQHPYIRWALANGIVQYRAQHGAYQSVDQLLQINIVSAEILEKIRPYLAVE; translated from the coding sequence ATGAAAAACAACTTCAGGGAGTATTTCAATTTCACCAAAAAAGAACGCACCGGAATCATTGTATTGCTGGTGCTGATATTAGCTACGATTATTATCCCTTATTTATTGCCTGCTCCAGCTGTACAAACCGACAAGGCGGCTTTTGAAAAACTGCGCCAGCGGGTGGCAGCTTTGGAAACCGGGGAGCCAGATGGAGAGAATGACCAGCCCGGGAATGACGTCCGCATTGCTGAAACACCAGCAAAGCAAACGACCTTTTATGTTTTTGACCCCAATACATTGCCAGTAGAAGGATGGATAAAAATGGGCATTAGGGAACGTACTGCCCAAACCATTCAACATTACCTGGCAAAGGGAGGGCGGTTTCGCCAGCCCGGCGACTTGTATAAGGTTTATGGCTTGAAAAAGGAGGAAGCAGAGCGGCTGGTGCCTTATGTGCGTATAAAAGAGGCAGCGCCAGTTGTGGAACGGGCGCCTGCTATTTATGCGGCTGATTCTGCGGCCCGGAGGTATAAAAGGGAGGTGTATGCCAAACCAGCTGTCATTGATATCAATATGGCTGACACAACGGCTTTTATTGCTTTGCGGGGCATTGGTAGTAAACTGGCCCGGCGTATTGTTCATTTCAGGGAGAAACTGGGCGGTTTTTATGCAGTGGCACAGGTGGGCGAAACCTATGGTCTTCCGGACTCTACTTTTCAACAGATCAGGCAATATTTGCAATGCTCATCGCCCGCAGTGCGCACCCTCAATATTAATTCAGCTGATATTGACATGCTCAGACAACATCCTTATATTAGATGGGCGCTGGCCAATGGTATTGTGCAATACAGGGCGCAACATGGGGCCTATCAATCTGTGGATCAGTTATTGCAGATCAACATTGTAAGTGCTGAAATACTGGAAAAAATAAGGCCTTACCTGGCCGTTGAGTGA
- a CDS encoding HD domain-containing protein yields MASGIRKIINDPVYGFITLDHPLVFKVIAHPWYQRLRRIHQMAFAQLVYPGAVHTRLHHSLGAYHLMCNALHELKNKGVVITPEEEVAAKIAILLHDVGHGPYSHALENKLLKGIHHETISIRIMEILNNELDGALTLAIEIFTNKYHKPFLHQLISGQLDVDRMDYLTRDSFFTGVSEGVIGYDRILKMLTVQNDELMVEEKAIYSIEKFLVSRRLMYWQVYLHKTVLCAEKMLVKIIERAQELITRGITVRSTSPVFDFFLQNHHTVTSIEAHLEQFCLLDDYDVLATIKNWMFHEDRVLAKLCDCLVTRRLLKVKLTATPVNPAWMEEQRNRICREMQIEERDCHYFLFSGVAENTTYDPREERINILFKDGTAKDISKVDNALIHQALASPVKKYYICYLN; encoded by the coding sequence ATGGCATCCGGCATCAGAAAGATCATTAATGACCCTGTTTACGGCTTTATTACCCTCGATCATCCCCTTGTTTTTAAGGTAATAGCCCATCCCTGGTACCAGCGTTTACGACGTATTCACCAAATGGCTTTTGCCCAATTGGTATATCCGGGCGCCGTCCATACCCGCCTGCACCACTCCCTGGGCGCTTATCACCTCATGTGCAATGCCCTCCATGAGCTAAAGAATAAGGGTGTAGTTATCACCCCCGAAGAGGAAGTAGCCGCCAAAATAGCCATTCTGCTCCACGATGTGGGCCATGGTCCCTACTCCCATGCCCTGGAAAACAAACTGCTGAAAGGCATACACCATGAGACCATTTCCATCCGGATCATGGAAATATTAAACAATGAGCTGGATGGAGCCCTCACCCTGGCCATTGAGATATTTACCAATAAATACCACAAACCCTTCCTCCACCAGCTTATTTCAGGCCAGTTGGATGTAGACCGCATGGACTACCTTACCCGTGATAGCTTCTTTACCGGTGTATCCGAAGGCGTGATCGGCTACGACCGTATCCTGAAGATGCTGACCGTACAGAATGACGAGCTCATGGTAGAAGAAAAAGCCATCTATTCCATTGAGAAGTTCCTGGTATCCCGCCGGCTTATGTATTGGCAGGTATACCTTCATAAAACCGTACTCTGTGCCGAAAAAATGCTTGTCAAGATCATTGAAAGGGCCCAGGAGCTTATTACAAGGGGAATAACCGTTAGGTCTACCTCCCCCGTATTTGATTTCTTCTTACAAAACCACCATACCGTTACCTCCATTGAGGCCCACCTGGAACAATTTTGCCTCCTGGACGACTACGATGTACTGGCCACCATCAAAAACTGGATGTTCCATGAGGATAGGGTATTGGCCAAATTGTGCGACTGTCTTGTCACCCGCCGCTTATTAAAAGTTAAATTAACCGCCACACCTGTTAATCCTGCCTGGATGGAGGAACAACGGAACAGGATTTGCCGCGAAATGCAAATAGAGGAGCGCGATTGCCATTACTTTTTGTTTAGTGGCGTGGCCGAAAACACCACCTACGATCCCCGGGAAGAAAGGATCAATATCCTGTTCAAGGACGGTACGGCAAAAGATATTTCAAAGGTCGACAATGCCCTGATCCATCAGGCACTCGCAAGCCCTGTAAAAAAATATTACATTTGCTATTTGAATTAG
- a CDS encoding acyl-CoA dehydrogenase family protein — translation MNFETSELTQQVAQTARDFAQQHIKPYVMNWDETQEFPLQVFREMGKLGLMGVLVPEKYEGAGLSYFEYVAILQEIGKVCGSIALSVAAHNSLCTGHIMAFGNEEQKQKYLPKLATAEWLGAWGLTEPNTGSDAGNMKTTAVRDGDHWVLNGTKCWITHGKSGDVAVVIARTGEPRSKDNATAFVVERGTPGFTGGKKENKLGMRASETAEMIFDNCRIPDANRLGEVGAGFKQSLKVLDGGRISIAALSLGIAKGAYEASVQYSKERHQFDQPISNFQGISFKLADMATEIMAAELLTLQACDLKIRGQQMTKEAAMAKYYASEVAVKVANDAVQIFGGYGYTKDFPVEKYYRDSKLCTIGEGTSEIQKLVISREVLRA, via the coding sequence ATGAATTTCGAGACTTCTGAATTAACACAACAGGTAGCACAGACTGCCCGGGATTTTGCGCAGCAACATATCAAACCCTATGTCATGAACTGGGATGAGACCCAGGAATTTCCACTCCAGGTATTCCGGGAGATGGGAAAGCTGGGGTTGATGGGGGTGCTGGTGCCTGAAAAGTATGAGGGTGCTGGTCTTAGCTATTTTGAGTATGTAGCCATTTTACAGGAGATAGGAAAGGTTTGCGGGTCTATTGCCCTGAGTGTAGCGGCCCATAATTCTCTTTGTACAGGTCATATTATGGCTTTTGGCAATGAGGAGCAGAAGCAAAAGTACCTTCCTAAACTGGCTACTGCCGAATGGCTTGGAGCCTGGGGTCTGACGGAGCCGAATACCGGTAGTGATGCCGGTAATATGAAAACGACTGCTGTGCGGGATGGTGATCATTGGGTGTTGAATGGCACTAAATGCTGGATCACACATGGTAAGAGTGGCGATGTAGCGGTGGTAATTGCCCGTACAGGCGAGCCACGATCAAAAGATAATGCTACGGCATTTGTAGTAGAGCGCGGAACTCCTGGTTTTACGGGTGGTAAAAAAGAGAATAAGCTGGGTATGCGGGCCAGTGAAACAGCAGAAATGATCTTCGATAATTGCCGGATACCGGATGCCAACCGACTTGGTGAGGTAGGAGCAGGATTTAAGCAATCGCTGAAAGTGCTGGATGGCGGACGTATTTCGATAGCGGCATTATCACTGGGTATTGCCAAAGGGGCTTATGAAGCTTCTGTACAATATTCCAAAGAGCGCCACCAGTTTGACCAGCCGATCTCTAATTTTCAGGGTATCTCTTTTAAGCTGGCAGATATGGCTACGGAGATCATGGCGGCGGAATTACTTACGCTGCAAGCCTGCGATCTTAAGATAAGAGGACAGCAGATGACGAAAGAAGCGGCCATGGCAAAATATTATGCGAGTGAGGTAGCGGTGAAAGTGGCCAACGATGCAGTACAGATATTCGGGGGATACGGTTATACGAAGGATTTCCCGGTTGAAAAATATTACCGCGATAGTAAGTTATGTACTATCGGTGAAGGGACCTCTGAAATCCAGAAGCTGGTTATTTCGAGAGAAGTTTTGAGAGCCTAA
- the clpX gene encoding ATP-dependent Clp protease ATP-binding subunit ClpX yields MAKTTLHCSFCGRSRDEVKILIAGQEGHICENCVEHAREIIEQELMIRSETPAASPSFKLNVKKPVEVKRFLDEYVIGQDDAKKVLAVAVYNHYKRLQQKVAEGEVDIEKSNIVMVGETGTGKTLLAKTIAKLLNVPFAIVDATVFTEAGYVGEDVESILTRLLQVCNYDVPAAERGIVYIDEIDKIARKGDNPSITRDVSGEGVQQGLLKLLEGTDVLVPPQGGRKHPEQKLIKINTQNILFICGGAFDGIDRVIARRVNTNAIGFNVNKDLQEHMKKNLLQYINATDLKSFGLIPELLGRLPVVTHLNPLDKPTLRSILTEPKNALIKQYKRLFELENIQLNVDEDVLDFMVDKALEYKLGARGLRSICESILTDAMFEMPSSKQQVFHLTLEYAVKKFDKSKMSLLKVA; encoded by the coding sequence ATGGCAAAGACAACCTTACATTGTTCTTTTTGTGGTCGCAGCCGCGATGAGGTAAAGATCCTTATTGCCGGCCAGGAAGGGCATATTTGCGAGAACTGTGTAGAGCACGCCCGGGAGATCATTGAGCAGGAACTCATGATCCGCAGTGAAACACCCGCAGCATCTCCTTCTTTCAAGCTCAACGTAAAGAAACCCGTGGAAGTAAAACGCTTCCTCGATGAATACGTGATCGGACAGGATGACGCTAAAAAAGTATTGGCAGTAGCAGTGTACAATCACTATAAACGTCTTCAGCAAAAAGTAGCCGAAGGTGAAGTAGATATTGAAAAAAGCAACATCGTAATGGTAGGCGAAACCGGTACCGGTAAAACCCTGCTGGCTAAGACCATTGCCAAATTACTCAATGTTCCTTTTGCCATTGTAGATGCAACCGTCTTTACAGAAGCTGGTTATGTAGGGGAAGATGTGGAAAGCATCCTCACCCGCCTGCTGCAGGTTTGTAACTACGATGTACCTGCTGCCGAAAGAGGCATCGTATACATCGATGAGATCGATAAGATCGCCCGCAAAGGCGATAATCCTTCCATCACCCGCGATGTAAGCGGTGAAGGTGTGCAACAAGGCCTGTTAAAGCTGTTGGAAGGTACCGATGTACTGGTACCACCACAGGGAGGCCGTAAACACCCCGAACAAAAGCTCATCAAGATCAATACTCAGAATATCCTCTTCATTTGCGGAGGCGCATTCGACGGTATCGACAGGGTGATCGCCCGCCGGGTAAATACCAACGCCATCGGATTCAACGTAAACAAGGACCTGCAGGAGCACATGAAAAAGAACCTGCTGCAGTATATCAACGCCACTGACCTCAAGTCATTTGGCCTGATCCCTGAGTTACTGGGCCGTTTGCCCGTTGTTACCCACCTCAACCCACTGGATAAACCCACCCTGCGTTCTATTCTTACAGAGCCTAAGAACGCATTGATCAAGCAATACAAGCGGTTGTTTGAGCTGGAAAATATCCAGTTGAATGTGGATGAAGATGTGCTGGATTTCATGGTCGACAAAGCCCTTGAATACAAGCTGGGAGCAAGAGGTTTGCGCAGCATCTGCGAAAGCATCCTTACCGATGCCATGTTTGAAATGCCTTCCTCCAAACAACAGGTATTCCACCTCACCCTGGAATATGCCGTGAAGAAATTCGACAAGAGCAAAATGAGCCTGCTGAAAGTAGCCTAG